In one bacterium genomic region, the following are encoded:
- a CDS encoding WecB/TagA/CpsF family glycosyltransferase, whose amino-acid sequence MKHSTNKRVNVGGLWFDAITQDDLIHDIERHLESSAKQSFCIAKPYVEFFTQAWQDPKLTIILTEMDRVVADGVGVQWAASYLAGKTGFWRWVYSLVVDVQNKQWREQIIPERGAGVDATKRLLRVASNKGWTVGILGGPRDVGQTQESLRRLYPKLKLLKVWSGYYDLVDEPHLVDEIRTQHPDILFVAQGFPRQEMFINRNKSKSIAKILIGEGGTFDFDSMGGSLKRAPKWLRQIGLEWLWRLILEPQRWRRQLALPKFIWGIYKLGQQK is encoded by the coding sequence ATGAAACATTCAACTAATAAGAGAGTTAATGTTGGGGGATTGTGGTTTGATGCTATTACTCAAGATGATTTAATTCATGATATTGAAAGACACTTAGAGAGCTCAGCTAAACAGAGTTTTTGTATAGCAAAGCCATATGTTGAGTTTTTTACGCAGGCTTGGCAAGATCCAAAATTGACTATAATACTCACCGAAATGGATCGTGTGGTTGCTGATGGCGTGGGTGTTCAGTGGGCGGCTAGTTATTTAGCTGGTAAGACTGGATTTTGGCGCTGGGTGTACTCGCTGGTAGTTGATGTGCAGAATAAGCAGTGGCGGGAGCAGATTATTCCAGAGCGAGGGGCGGGTGTGGATGCTACAAAAAGGCTGCTACGAGTGGCTAGCAATAAAGGCTGGACGGTGGGTATTTTAGGTGGACCTAGGGATGTCGGGCAGACACAGGAATCGCTACGCCGGCTTTATCCAAAACTTAAGCTTTTGAAGGTTTGGAGCGGGTATTATGATTTAGTCGATGAGCCGCACCTGGTAGATGAAATTCGTACCCAACATCCAGATATATTGTTTGTAGCACAAGGCTTTCCGCGTCAGGAAATGTTTATCAATCGTAATAAATCGAAATCTATAGCAAAAATATTGATTGGTGAAGGTGGTACATTTGATTTTGACTCGATGGGCGGATCGCTAAAACGAGCTCCAAAATGGCTCCGACAAATTGGTCTTGAATGGTTATGGCGGTTAATTTTAGAGCCACAAAGATGGCGTCGGCAACTAGCATTACCTAAGTTTATATGGGGAATTTACAAGCTTGGACAACAAAAGTAG